A single genomic interval of bacterium harbors:
- the rseP gene encoding RIP metalloprotease RseP: MLTVIAFVICLGVLIFVHEFGHFIVAKAIGIRVEKFSLGFGPRIPGLAFKKGDTEYMISALPLGGYVKMAGENPDEELKGEPWEFSSRSPWERMQVVFSGPLMNVVLAFVLMFAVFSLGRKIPAYLTSPPVISWVKADSPAQKAGFQAGDKVISINGHPISDWENLQTMIISNAGSRLRFVIDRNGQQLNLTATPHDVGGMGLGSLGIDHYIPPRIGSVNPGYPAQKAGLKPDDLITHINGKAVRHWYEIADLIHENPEKKVVLNVQRLDKRFTVTIVPVLDPDTQQGLIGIIPLEEMVVKKYSLGEAVQNGFAETLKQGKLTFAFLFKLIRGKTSPRSLGGPIMIAQVAGASARSGIPDFLFFMAFLSLQLGILNLFPIPVLDGGHIFFLIVEMIAGKPLSIKKREVAQQIGFGMLILLMVYVFYNDIMRFFVH, translated from the coding sequence ATGCTAACCGTAATTGCCTTTGTTATCTGTTTAGGTGTTCTCATCTTCGTTCATGAATTCGGCCATTTTATTGTAGCCAAGGCTATTGGCATCAGAGTGGAAAAGTTCTCCCTGGGCTTCGGCCCCAGGATTCCGGGCCTGGCTTTTAAAAAGGGTGATACCGAATACATGATCTCAGCCCTTCCGCTTGGAGGGTATGTCAAGATGGCAGGAGAAAACCCGGATGAGGAATTGAAAGGAGAACCCTGGGAATTCTCGTCCCGGTCACCCTGGGAGCGGATGCAGGTGGTATTCAGCGGGCCATTGATGAATGTGGTTCTGGCCTTTGTGCTCATGTTCGCTGTTTTTTCCCTTGGACGAAAGATTCCCGCCTATCTCACGAGTCCGCCGGTCATTAGCTGGGTCAAGGCAGATTCCCCGGCCCAAAAGGCGGGATTTCAGGCCGGAGATAAGGTCATCAGCATCAATGGCCACCCAATCAGCGACTGGGAAAACCTCCAGACCATGATTATTTCCAATGCCGGCTCCCGGCTTCGTTTTGTCATTGACCGCAACGGACAGCAGCTTAATCTTACCGCTACTCCGCATGATGTGGGAGGCATGGGACTGGGGTCTTTAGGCATCGACCATTACATCCCGCCCCGGATCGGGAGCGTAAATCCTGGCTACCCGGCCCAAAAAGCAGGTTTGAAGCCCGACGACCTGATCACCCATATCAATGGGAAAGCTGTCCGTCATTGGTACGAAATAGCTGATCTGATCCATGAGAATCCTGAAAAAAAAGTGGTTTTGAATGTCCAGCGGCTAGACAAACGATTTACAGTGACCATTGTGCCGGTCCTTGATCCGGATACTCAACAGGGACTTATCGGAATCATTCCTCTCGAAGAGATGGTCGTGAAAAAATACAGCCTTGGAGAAGCGGTCCAAAACGGCTTTGCCGAAACTCTGAAGCAGGGTAAGCTCACCTTTGCCTTTCTCTTTAAGCTGATCAGAGGGAAAACCTCACCCAGGTCCCTGGGCGGGCCGATCATGATCGCCCAGGTCGCCGGGGCCTCAGCCAGGTCAGGGATACCCGATTTCCTCTTCTTCATGGCCTTCCTGAGCCTGCAACTGGGAATACTCAATCTCTTTCCCATTCCGGTACTCGACGGAGGACACATATTCTTTCTGATTGTCGAAATGATCGCCGGAAAACCGCTCAGTATCAAGAAACGGGAGGTGGCTCAGCAGATCGGATTCGGAATGCTGATCCTGCTGATGGTTTATGTGTTCTATAATGACATCATGCGGTTTTTCGTGCATTAA